In Brassica oleracea var. oleracea cultivar TO1000 unplaced genomic scaffold, BOL UnpScaffold01923, whole genome shotgun sequence, the genomic stretch cgttcctcggaaattcccgatgaaaattccgaggaacatttcgtcgggaACTTACGAGGATTGGACCaccggaaagtccatcgaaatatcccgaggaagttttccctcggtatattctgaggacCTTTCTGAcaaactggtggtcctcggagtttcctcggaaatttccgagggatttccgaggaaaaatgaatttccgaggagttatttccgaggacttgtttcgtcggtatgtcgtcggaataacgttattccgacaacgttattccgacgacataccgacgattttttctttcggtatgccgttgttttcttgtaatgcATGTACAAGTGTACAACTGATGCAACTTCAACATTAGTATACGTGAGAGGAGAACATATTGATATGGCTGTAGAGAGCATCTACAATCATAACCAATCATCCTCTAAGTAAGTACATCTCTATATTTAATCAAAGCCATAACGCCCCAACCCGCTTAAGCATTGGAAGTAGAGAGCGATTGAGATGAAGACTCATGACTTGATTGGCTCCACCAACGAGCTGACCTCCTATGAAAACCGCCGGCACAGTGGGGCTGCAGCCGATCTGAGCCAATGCTTGCTCTATCTCATTTCCTCTGTTGATCTCGTCTAACTCATAGATCGTCGGGTTTACACCAAAATCTAAGAAGAGAGTCTTGATTGTGTGAGACATGCAGCACGAGTTCTTGCTAAAGATCACTACTGACTTCTCGGAGATCATCTTCTGTAGCTTTTCCATTAGTCTAGTAATGTAAAAGTGTGTCCCGAAAGCAAATTGGAAATAATGATAAGCGGATGCTAGAACAGCGATGAAAACTGAAAAACTAGCTAGTTGGGAAAGTGTGATATCTATGGGAGAAGAtgagaagtgattttgtgtTGGTGTGTTTGATGCAGTGGATGTTCTATAAGGGtcgtatatatataactttttaaagtaCGTAAGCTTTCATATTACGGATTAACTATAATGAAGCCTTTTTCTGAGAGAATCAACTTTAACCCATGTGCATTTGTGCCTCTTGCAGCTAAAGAATAAAAGTGTAACTATCAATAAACTGGGTAAAACGTACAGATAACAAAATCTCTTTAGATTAGGTGTGAGGAATATTTGATACGGACGATCCATGTCATATCTTGATAGTAcgtttttttctcaaaacacatattaataatcacataaatatatatgttctcctctcttttttttttcttttttttaattgaaatatttatattaataaaggCCCTAAACCGGCCAAATGGTTTATTGGTTACATATCAATATGTTCTCCTCTCACGTAGACTAATGTAAACAAACTCAACGTATCTCAATCAATACGAAACTTGATTACAACTTCGAATATGCACTCAAGAGATATCAGATTCACTCTCGCGAGCTTCTCTGAGCACTCTCATACGAGTCTTAaccagggccggccctgggcTAAAGCCCGTAAAGCAAGGGTTTTTGGCGCCAGagtttagatattttttggGGCGCCAGATTGTCTTGGGATACATAGGTCTAGTGGTTTGTATACTTGCACATTAACCTCGGGATTCAAGTTCGAATACCAGtgcttcttttttattattttttagcttttgatattgataatcattaaaaatatcgCAAAAGGTATGCTCAACTATCTAACAACTTTTAGTTCCTTTCTGTgtgtttataaaacaaataagttAACCCAAACCTAATTATTCCCTTTGTTCTCtgatattacattttttaaaatcttttttttctccctGTTTAATGCCCTTTCGCTACCATCTTGAAGTCTATATAACATTCACCTTGCGTTGGTCAAATCAAATACACAAGAAGACTTATccttttaaaatgtattttctctGCTGTTCCTGTAAGTTTTTTTCCgtaagttatattatttttgaaaaaaaaaattctgaaatataagcaaacataaaactaaaaactctGTAAAAATAGTTAACGTGAAAGCAACTTTTTGATCAGATTATagtttttacttatcttgtattGTATTATATGTATTGCTATTTATTTTGCAATAGATGCTCACTTTTGCTTTTTTAAATTTGCAGAAAATGTTACCGGG encodes the following:
- the LOC106321540 gene encoding monothiol glutaredoxin-S4-like — encoded protein: MEKLQKMISEKSVVIFSKNSCCMSHTIKTLFLDFGVNPTIYELDEINRGNEIEQALAQIGCSPTVPAVFIGGQLVGGANQVMSLHLNRSLLPMLKRVGALWL